One window from the genome of Streptomyces sp. NBC_01476 encodes:
- a CDS encoding response regulator transcription factor, producing MDMPEASLLVVDDEPNIRELLSASLRFVGFKVVSAASGADALAAVARERPDLVVLDVMLPDMSGFAVVQRLREESGARSASGSDDRLPVLFLTAKDGVEDKINGLTAGGDDYVTKPFSLEELIARIRAILRRTGGPTDDGRLVAGDLVLDPVGHQVTRAGQPVSLSPTEFKLLAYLMANTDRVVSKPQILDHVWAYDFGGDLSIVESYISYVRRKVDSGAPKLIHTVRGVGYVLRRPAAVPAQG from the coding sequence ATGGACATGCCGGAGGCCAGCCTGCTGGTCGTCGACGACGAACCCAACATCCGTGAACTGCTTTCGGCCTCCCTGCGGTTCGTCGGCTTCAAGGTGGTCTCGGCGGCCTCCGGGGCCGACGCGCTCGCCGCGGTCGCCCGGGAACGGCCCGACCTGGTGGTCCTCGATGTGATGCTGCCGGACATGTCCGGTTTCGCGGTGGTGCAGCGGCTGCGCGAGGAGTCGGGGGCGCGGAGCGCGAGCGGGTCGGACGACCGGCTTCCGGTGCTCTTCCTCACCGCCAAGGACGGTGTCGAGGACAAGATCAACGGGCTGACCGCGGGCGGCGACGACTACGTCACCAAACCGTTCAGCCTGGAGGAGCTGATCGCCCGGATCCGGGCCATCCTGCGCCGCACCGGCGGCCCGACCGACGACGGCCGGCTGGTCGCGGGCGACCTCGTGCTCGACCCGGTGGGCCACCAGGTGACCCGCGCCGGGCAGCCGGTCTCGCTCTCCCCGACCGAGTTCAAGCTGCTGGCGTACCTGATGGCCAACACCGACCGGGTGGTCTCCAAGCCGCAGATCCTCGACCACGTGTGGGCGTACGACTTCGGCGGTGATCTGAGCATCGTGGAGTCGTACATCTCCTATGTGCGGCGCAAGGTCGACTCGGGCGCCCCGAAGCTCATCCACACGGTGCGGGGGGTCGGTTACGTGCTGCGCCGCCCGGCCGCCGTCCCGGCCCAGGGCTGA
- a CDS encoding ABC transporter permease — protein MNPFETLRFAVGGLAANKVRSGLTMLGVLIGVAAVIILLAVGNGSSQSVKDSIEKLGTNALTVSSGGGFGGSSSATTTKPLTVDDARALANTADAPDVASVAPEVTTSQTALYEGTSHAVSQVVGTYPAYFKASNSKVAKGKGDYFSADDVLNSRKVAVIGSTTATDLFGTVSPVGKKIVLGGTPLTVVGVLETKGGTGFQDPDDTVIAPLPTVQNAFTGFGPVSQILVEAKSADATTPAQNEITTVLMGTHGITNANALDFRVSSQTSLLSTQSDTNKTFTVLLGAVAAISLLVGGIGITNIMLVTVTERTREIGIRKAIGAPKGVILGQFLAESTLLSLLGGGLGVVAGLIGSRFTIVGIKPVIIPDSVWGAFAIAVAIGLFFGGYPANRAASLRPIEALRHE, from the coding sequence ATGAACCCCTTCGAGACCCTGCGGTTCGCGGTCGGCGGCCTCGCCGCCAACAAGGTCCGCTCCGGGCTGACCATGCTCGGGGTGCTGATCGGTGTGGCCGCGGTGATCATCCTGCTGGCGGTCGGCAACGGTTCCTCGCAGTCGGTGAAGGACTCCATCGAGAAGCTCGGCACCAACGCGCTGACCGTCTCCTCCGGCGGTGGTTTCGGCGGCAGTTCGTCCGCGACCACTACCAAGCCGCTGACCGTGGACGACGCCCGCGCGCTGGCGAACACCGCGGACGCGCCCGACGTCGCCTCGGTCGCGCCCGAAGTCACCACCTCGCAGACGGCGTTGTACGAGGGCACCTCGCACGCCGTCAGCCAGGTCGTCGGCACCTACCCGGCGTACTTCAAGGCGTCCAACAGCAAGGTGGCCAAGGGCAAGGGCGACTACTTCAGCGCCGACGACGTCCTCAACTCCCGCAAGGTCGCGGTGATCGGCTCGACCACCGCCACCGATCTGTTCGGCACGGTGAGCCCGGTCGGCAAGAAGATCGTGCTCGGCGGCACCCCGCTCACCGTGGTCGGCGTGCTGGAGACCAAGGGCGGCACCGGCTTCCAGGACCCGGACGACACGGTGATCGCACCGCTGCCCACCGTGCAGAACGCGTTCACCGGCTTCGGCCCGGTCAGCCAGATCCTGGTCGAGGCGAAGTCCGCGGACGCCACCACGCCCGCGCAGAACGAGATCACCACGGTCCTGATGGGCACGCACGGCATCACGAACGCGAACGCGCTGGACTTCCGGGTCAGCAGCCAGACGTCGCTGCTGAGCACCCAGTCGGACACCAACAAGACCTTCACCGTGCTGCTGGGCGCGGTCGCCGCGATCTCGCTGCTGGTCGGCGGTATCGGCATCACCAACATCATGCTGGTGACGGTGACCGAGCGGACCCGGGAGATCGGTATCCGCAAGGCGATCGGCGCGCCCAAGGGCGTCATCCTCGGGCAGTTCCTGGCCGAGTCGACGCTGCTGTCGCTGCTCGGCGGCGGGCTGGGGGTGGTGGCGGGGCTGATCGGCTCGCGCTTCACCATCGTCGGGATCAAACCGGTGATCATCCCGGATTCGGTGTGGGGCGCCTTCGCCATCGCGGTCGCCATCGGGCTGTTCTTCGGCGGCTACCCGGCCAACCGCGCGGCGAGCCTGCGCCCCATCGAGGCGCTGCGGCATGAGTGA